The genomic stretch AGCAGGGCCAGCAGTGGGTCGGGGCGACGGCGCCGCACGAAGCCTGCCAGCCGGGAGTAGCCCGGCAGGTTCGCCGCCTTCACGGCCGCGCGCCGTTCACGACAGGTCCGTGTCCACGCCGAGGACCGCGAGGATCCGCAGCAGATCGTCGTCCGAGAAGAAGCGGATGGACAGCTCCCCCTTCGCGTCGGCGCCGCGCTCGATCTGCACGGGCGAACCGAGGGCGGCCTCCGCCCGCTCGCGCAGCGCGCGGATCTCGCGGCTCTCGCCGCCGGCGCCGCGCTTGGCGCGGGCGCGCGGCGCCTTGCCGCCGGCGTCGGAGGTCAGCAGCGCGCGCACGCGGGCCTCGCACTCGCGCACCGAGAGGCCGCGGGTGCGGCAGAGCCGCGCCAGCCGCAGCCGCGCGGCGGGATCCACGACGCCCAGCAGCACCTTCGCGTGGCCGCGGCTGAGCTGGTCGTCGCGCACCATGTCCAGGATCTCCTGGTCGAGCGCGAGCAGGCGCAGCGTGTTGGCCACCCCGCTGCGGCTCTTGCCCAGCATGACGGCGAGCTCCTCCTGGGTCGCGCCGTAGCCGTCGAGCAGTTGCTGGAAGGCCGCAGCTTCTTCGACGGGGTTGAGGTCCTCGCGCTGGATGTTCTCGAGCAGGGCGACTTTGAGGGCCTCGGTCTCTTCGTAAGAACAGACGATGGCCGGGATCTCCGCGATGCCGGCCATGCTCGCCGCGCGCAGGCGGCGTTCGCCGGCGACCAAGCAGTACTCCAGCCTGGCGGCGGCGGCCCCCGGACCGGCTTCCGGATCCAGGCGGGTCGCGAGGTGCAGCGGGGCCGCCTCGCCGGCCTTCAGGCGCCTCACCAGGACGGGCTGCAGGACGCCGACCTGCCGCACCGAATCGGACAATTCTTGTAAAGTATTGTCGTTAAATAACTTACGCGGCTGGTCGGGGTTCAGCCCGATCGCGGCGAGCGGGATCAGGCGCGCCTCCCGATCGCCCAGCCCCGCCCCGATGCTGCCGCCGGCGCGGTCGGCCCCCGAGATCAGGGCCGACAGGCCCCGGCCGAGCACACGGTCCTGCCTGGGGTTCATGACGCCTCCTCGCGGCTCGTCAGGCTCGCCGCGGTCGCGGCTGCCGGCTTCTCGTTCCTGGCGATCAGCTCAGACGCCAGGTCCATGTAGCTCTGGGACCCCTGGCATTCGACGTCGTAGAGCAGGATCGGCTTGCCGAAGGACGGCGCCTCGCTCAGCCGGACGTTGCGCGGGATCCTGGTCCGGTACACCGTCTCGCCGAAATAGTCGATGGCCTCGTCGGCCACCTGGTTGGAGAGCTTCAGGCGCCGGTCGTACATCGTCAACAGCACGCCTTCGATGCGTAGGCCGGGGTTGAGGCTCTTTTGCACAAGTTGTACAGTGCTGAGCAACTGGCT from bacterium encodes the following:
- a CDS encoding ParB/RepB/Spo0J family partition protein; the encoded protein is MNPRQDRVLGRGLSALISGADRAGGSIGAGLGDREARLIPLAAIGLNPDQPRKLFNDNTLQELSDSVRQVGVLQPVLVRRLKAGEAAPLHLATRLDPEAGPGAAAARLEYCLVAGERRLRAASMAGIAEIPAIVCSYEETEALKVALLENIQREDLNPVEEAAAFQQLLDGYGATQEELAVMLGKSRSGVANTLRLLALDQEILDMVRDDQLSRGHAKVLLGVVDPAARLRLARLCRTRGLSVRECEARVRALLTSDAGGKAPRARAKRGAGGESREIRALRERAEAALGSPVQIERGADAKGELSIRFFSDDDLLRILAVLGVDTDLS